The genomic interval CTGAAACGATATTAAAAGCACTGACAGTTGCTTTGTGCGGATTGAGCATTGTTGTATTCATGACTATGGCGCTTAGCATTACAGAACCCGGTCACGATTTTATGATGTATTTATTTGAAGCTACTTCTGCGTTTGGTACAGTGGGACTGTCCATGGGATTAACTCCAGAGCTATCTCCTATTGGTCGTATACTTATCATTTTCACGATGTTTGCAGGAAGATTAGGTCCTTTAACAGTTGCTTTTGCTATTACAAAGAGACGTAAATCAGATACTTTCCGTCATATTAAAGGAAATATAATGATTGGTTAATTAAATTCAGGGAGTGTAGATGGAAATGGCTATAAAACAATATGCTGTAATTGGTTTAGGGAGATTTGGAACAAGTGTAGCTCGAAGACTATATGAGGCTGGACAAGAGGTGCTAGGAATTGATGCAAATGAGGAAAAAGTCGAGGATGCTGAATTATTCGTCACTCATGCAGTAGTGGCTGATGCGACAGAAACGAAGGCACTTAGAGCGATTGGGATAAGCAATTTTGATTGTGTAATCGTAGCCATTGGAAATGATATGCAATCTAGCATTTTAACTGTTTCACTACTTAAAGAGCTAGGGGTTAAAAAAGTCATTGCAAAGGCTCTTGGAAAGCGACATGGGCAGGTTTTAGAGAAAGTAGGTGCTGATTGGATTATCTATCCTGAGAGAGACATGGGAGAACGTGTGGCCAATCAGCTCCTATCACCAAATATGTTGAACTATATTGAGTTATCAAAAGAACACAGTATAGAGGAGATTATGATTCCTTTAAAAATGGCTGAAAAAAGTCTGCGTGACCTTGACATTCGTGCCCAATATAATGTCAGTGTTATTGCTATCGTTAGAGAAGGAGATATTATTATTTCTCCTTCTCCAGATCGTATTATTCACAAGGAAGATTTATTAGTGATGATTGGGAAGAAAGAGGA from Peribacillus asahii carries:
- a CDS encoding potassium channel family protein → MAIKQYAVIGLGRFGTSVARRLYEAGQEVLGIDANEEKVEDAELFVTHAVVADATETKALRAIGISNFDCVIVAIGNDMQSSILTVSLLKELGVKKVIAKALGKRHGQVLEKVGADWIIYPERDMGERVANQLLSPNMLNYIELSKEHSIEEIMIPLKMAEKSLRDLDIRAQYNVSVIAIVREGDIIISPSPDRIIHKEDLLVMIGKKEDIAEFSNIE